Proteins found in one Candidatus Eisenbacteria bacterium genomic segment:
- a CDS encoding TylF/MycF/NovP-related O-methyltransferase yields MGRDRRAILAFLRASYPIAIPLGTRLDLVRRFLRITNHVRTYHTQAEVLAVADRVLRLAGRPDLTVLEAGAGKGGGTAKLSLVARLAGARLVVCDSFRGVPPNAERHENIYGRPVEFREGAFRGTLSLVRRTVRRFGAPEACEFAKGWFADTLPGLTRPLDVVLLDVDLIESTRTCVRWLYPRLRAGGALFSQDGHLRATIELLGDARFWSDDVGVAIPEIRGLGRAKLVEIARC; encoded by the coding sequence GTGGGTCGCGATCGGCGCGCGATCCTGGCCTTTCTGCGGGCGAGCTATCCGATCGCGATCCCGCTCGGGACGCGCCTCGACCTCGTGCGGCGGTTCCTGCGCATCACGAACCACGTGCGGACCTACCATACGCAGGCCGAGGTCCTGGCGGTCGCCGACCGCGTGCTGCGGCTCGCGGGTCGTCCCGATCTCACGGTGCTCGAAGCCGGCGCCGGAAAAGGCGGGGGAACGGCGAAGCTCAGCCTGGTCGCCCGCCTCGCCGGCGCGCGCCTCGTCGTCTGCGACTCCTTCCGGGGCGTGCCGCCGAACGCCGAGCGCCACGAGAACATCTACGGGCGACCGGTGGAGTTCCGCGAGGGCGCGTTTCGCGGGACCCTCTCGCTGGTGCGTCGCACCGTGCGTCGCTTCGGAGCGCCGGAGGCGTGCGAGTTCGCCAAGGGATGGTTTGCCGACACGCTGCCGGGGCTCACTCGACCGCTCGACGTGGTGCTGCTCGACGTCGATCTCATCGAGTCGACGCGGACCTGCGTGCGTTGGCTCTATCCGCGGCTGCGAGCGGGCGGGGCGCTGTTCTCGCAGGACGGACACCTGCGCGCCACGATCGAGCTGCTCGGCGACGCCCGCTTCTGGTCGGACGACGTGGGCGTCGCGATACCGGAGATCCGTGGCCTCGGGCGTGCGAAGCTGGTCGAGATCGCGCGCTGCTAG
- the mce gene encoding methylmalonyl-CoA epimerase produces MLTRVHHVGLVVKRIEDGLALWRDVFGLEVSAQATVADQGVKAALLPIGRSEIELLEPVDAKGGVAKFLEKRGEGLHHVCFETPDVGAELAAARAAGFPLIDEAPRKGLAGMICFLHPKGTRGVLTEFATPPPRSHHHGPCGKGALHGLALREVTARSHDARAAAEVFHAKLGLAMDDAAARPGAVTAAVTVGGVRLCFVGDDPSSTGAEAVALRGELERGGEGIAALVLEVPDPAAAAPALTARGAHPAGDGLRLDAARCHGVPLRIERAR; encoded by the coding sequence ATGCTCACTCGCGTGCATCACGTCGGGCTGGTCGTGAAACGCATCGAGGACGGCCTCGCCCTCTGGCGCGACGTGTTCGGTCTCGAGGTCTCCGCTCAGGCGACCGTCGCCGATCAGGGCGTCAAGGCGGCGCTGCTCCCGATCGGTCGCAGCGAGATCGAGCTGCTCGAGCCGGTCGACGCGAAGGGCGGCGTCGCCAAGTTCCTCGAGAAGCGCGGCGAGGGCCTGCATCACGTGTGCTTCGAGACGCCCGACGTCGGGGCCGAGCTCGCCGCGGCGCGGGCGGCGGGATTTCCGCTCATCGACGAGGCGCCGCGCAAGGGCCTCGCCGGCATGATCTGCTTCCTGCACCCGAAGGGCACGCGCGGCGTCCTGACCGAGTTCGCGACGCCACCACCCCGCTCGCACCATCACGGTCCGTGCGGCAAGGGCGCCCTGCACGGCCTCGCGCTCCGCGAGGTGACGGCACGCAGCCACGACGCGCGAGCGGCCGCCGAGGTGTTCCACGCGAAGCTCGGGCTCGCGATGGACGACGCCGCCGCGCGTCCCGGCGCCGTGACGGCGGCCGTGACGGTCGGTGGCGTCCGGCTCTGCTTCGTGGGTGACGATCCGTCGTCGACCGGCGCCGAGGCGGTGGCGCTTCGCGGCGAGCTCGAGCGCGGCGGCGAGGGTATCGCGGCGCTGGTGCTCGAAGTCCCCGATCCGGCAGCCGCCGCGCCGGCGCTCACCGCCCGTGGCGCGCACCCTGCCGGCGATGGCCTCCGGCTCGACGCCGCACGCTGCCACGGCGTGCCGCTCCGTATCGAACGCGCGCGCTAG
- a CDS encoding SDR family oxidoreductase: MSKGTPVAIVTGASRGIGKRLCADLAVAGYDVVCTARTSSAAPGKLPGTVEETAAGVERAGRRAMALALDVQDEEAVAGLAERVYREWGRCDLLINNAAVAPPKPALDDSVRRWRLAVDVNLNGPFYCMYHLCPRMAAAGGGRVINVSSGAAVTPSFGRASYTATKLALEGMTEALAHDLAGRVAVNCIRIDMPIWTEGFDATLPADFDRSWFEDAVIMTDAVLWLATQDLDYTGRILTLGELRARGVVRAPTKVAAHP, from the coding sequence ATGTCGAAGGGCACTCCCGTCGCGATCGTGACCGGAGCCAGCCGCGGCATCGGCAAGCGCCTGTGCGCCGATCTCGCCGTGGCGGGCTACGACGTCGTGTGCACCGCACGGACGTCGAGCGCGGCGCCGGGCAAGCTCCCCGGTACGGTCGAGGAGACCGCGGCCGGGGTCGAGCGGGCGGGACGCCGCGCCATGGCGCTGGCGCTCGACGTACAGGACGAAGAAGCCGTCGCCGGCCTCGCCGAGCGCGTCTATCGCGAATGGGGGCGCTGCGACCTGCTGATCAACAACGCGGCCGTCGCGCCGCCCAAGCCGGCGCTCGACGACTCCGTGCGGCGGTGGCGGCTCGCCGTCGACGTCAACCTGAATGGTCCCTTCTACTGCATGTACCATCTCTGTCCGCGCATGGCGGCCGCCGGCGGAGGCCGGGTGATCAACGTCTCGTCGGGAGCCGCCGTGACGCCGTCGTTCGGCCGCGCGAGCTACACGGCGACCAAGCTCGCGCTCGAAGGGATGACCGAAGCGCTCGCGCACGATCTCGCGGGCCGCGTCGCCGTGAATTGCATCCGGATCGACATGCCGATCTGGACCGAAGGCTTCGACGCGACGCTACCGGCCGACTTCGATCGCTCGTGGTTCGAGGACGCCGTCATCATGACGGACGCCGTGCTCTGGCTCGCCACGCAGGATCTCGACTACACCGGAAGGATCCTGACGCTGGGCGAGCTTCGCGCCCGCGGCGTCGTCCGCGCACCGACCAAGGTCGCCGCGCATCCGTAG